The genomic interval tttttaccttaaaatgaaagaaagtaaaagagagaaaattaaataattatttttaatattagagGGTACAGATCAAATGATGGATATTGAAGGAACAATGATGTTAAGAAAAGGTCCCACGTACTTAAGGGGCCATTAAAGATGATTAGCTAGCCTAAGTAAAAGTGGAGCTTAATGGCAATCAAAAAAAGGCAAACGAGAGCAAAGTAAAGGAGAGAATGAAGAACGATAGCAGCAGCACTTGTCTGAAAGTTTCCAAACTCAATGCACCTTGAACGTCCTGGCACCTGAAATAGCAATCCCGGTGTCAACAGCACGAACAACATCACTGTCACAACCACTGATCCCCAGTTAAacattcttttctttctttcaacaattCTATTTTTATCACTCTCTATTTCATTTCATGCCCTCCTCCCTTTTGCTTTAATTTGCTTCCCTTCTCATCTATATATACCATCTGACCCATTGGTCTTGTACTTCTATTTGGATTAAGAATAACTTGCTTCACATGATCATTTTCATTCAGCTTTCACCATATTTATTTGTGTGCCTTTCAAGAAAGGAATTATATCCACTAGTGTTAAGGTGCTTAATCAGATTTggaatttcttgtttttctacTTCACAATCACATGTGGGCATGCCACACtcacttataaaaatatatttcgatGGAATTTAATAGAGGAGAAAGAATAGAACAAGTTTATTATTGAAAGGACTGgaaatttttaatgatttttgtttttgaattaaacgtattacattttaaatattttgtattcaCCCATCTCTAAATATATCAgatttttaaagatttaaatCTAATCTgggattaattttttagatttgaatTTCACATACGATTTATcataagtttttctttttttatctaATCTGATCTGtccttttttaaaagtttagcATGACttgaaagtctatttaaaaatatatttcacattaaagtatttatttaaataatatatttgatattttttttaaataggttaaACTAGAcatttatatataagaaaaactaataaaattataactagcaAATCTCCAACAAccttccaaaaaaataaataaatcaaatgaaCTCATAATtagcaaatttaaaataataaatattaatattaataaataataattaaaaaaataacaatattaataaataatatatatacggGTGTACATGAGTTGGGTTTAGTGGTTTTTGGCCAAATTTGATATTTGGaccaatcaattttatttaagttgGATTTGAGCTCTCAACTCATGATTTATCCATTAAACCCGGACCAAATTagataatcaaatatatttaatttttattataattatctttaaaatcaattttatgaatGGTTGAGATGTTTTGAAAGTTTAAAAATCTTACACTCACTatacataacaattaaatttctttaatatttagtgcagttgagaatttaatttgaacctatatatttatatatagaaaaaaactATTGTTGTAAATCCATACATCCTTTAAACACTTTAAGAGAAAAAGAAACGGaaagaataatataatatattgttgatgtaaaataaagataaataaaaaatattaaataaatatagaaaacttaaatatatacaaatataattgttgaaaaatatatgttgaaagGGTACATAGATATAGCCGTTTGTCAAATTGAGGAACTAGACAAAATTATTTTCAGAAAATTTTACGAAGGATCCACATAATTGTTTTTTCATCTCACACTTATAATTAGGGGCGTATAAGATCCAATTCGTGTCGTGAATCCATTTTGATCCATAAGTAATACGATGAATTTGATTCTGtcccaataaaaataaaaacaagacaAGTATAAAGTAGAAAAAATATTGGGTTCAGGTCAATTGAATTAgtctcaaattattttaaagataaatgattattttttgttattattgattCGCACTCTCCCTACAAAAATTATGAATTAGATcactaatttaaaaatttatagtttctaaaacattattattattattattattattattattattattattattattattattattattataagctattacttttaaataaatgaacaaGTAGTAACCATACGTGACTTATTATGAGTTTCTTTATgtttaattgtgttttttttttaaaagtacaaTAATAACTATTTGACATTTCGTCCTAGGATCAACTCAATCTCATTTTTATTTCGTTATGTCCTTAATGAATCTGCAACTCATAGGTTTTAGTTGGATTAATGCCTAAATTAAAGCTATTTGTACCCCTACTTATAATCACAATTGACTATGAATAGAAAGAGCCTTTTGAGCATCAATATTTTTATCCCTCTTGATTTGACTTGactttctataaaaaaaaaactactagcATCAATATTTATATCCCTCATGATTTAACTTGACTTTCTATACAAAAAATTCCTAGTAGTATTTCTATCCCTTTACCTTATATTGACGCTTATCACATTTTATTAATGACAATGTATTCAATATAACATGATATTTTTACTAAGATATAAAAACGAGAAAAATATGTGATCACTTTTACAAAGACATTGACAACCTCATTCGTTAGTCTTCTAACCAACTTTAACACGAGagcttttataaataaaaaattaaattaaattgctTTATAATATCACCAAACTACGATCGATTACATATTAAAGCATGAAAATTGTGTACCACCATTTTTGAATCCAATTTGAAGTGAACAGATCCCAACTACAACTTGTGCAGTCATTCAAACCCTGACAACAAGCTGAGGGCTTCACCTTCGTGAACCGCGCACTAATATGAATATCATTTTGTGTTAGCCAAAACAAATTGTTCATGTTCATTCCTTATGCACATATCAACACCACCTTGTTTGTTTGAAACGAAAGAGCAACATCAAAGTTGCATTTCATTATGGTTGGAACACTTGAGTTGCTACTACATGATTATGgttgttatgttttaattttaattttcatgagATTCCCATTGTCCAAGAATGCTGAGATGGGAGTCATCACTAGCCTCTTGAAAGGATAACTTATATGCACTCTTCACCAAATAGTCTTCATTTCTTTCAATAGACCAGACCATCATTGTAGTTAAAATGTTGATGATTATTTGATCTTGATCATACcgtttcaaaaatattttttaattttgaatttaaatttaaatagttcGATTAAGATCAAATGTCCAGTGCATAAATGTAGTGATTATCAACTGCAGCCAATTCGGATCTAGGAATAAGTTAggtaaagtaaaaaaaatccaattcgAATCTAGGAATAAATtagataaagaaaaaatatgaataagttACAATTTCAGtgtattttaattgaatttaattcatggattttttctatatttttttaaaaaaaattaaaataacctaCTTTGAGATGCGATCatgtaaaacaaaataattagaGCCTAATAGTTGGTCCCATATTAGGGATTTTACCTTtgcaacatatatatattttaatattaaatgataaaataaataaaaattaataaactaattataaaatattaattattaattaaaaaataatataaaaatgattaaatttataacaaaaactacacaaattgattaaaattttcgATAACATTCGGacaatattttagattatgCTCATGTATTCAAGATAGATATCTCGTATATGTTGTTCACTCTATTCCTAAAATCCATTTCATTTATAATATGAATACTATTGAATGATCATTAATAAGTCTTAGCATTTTTTGTATTGTGATACATCATGTATATCATGTTCATACAAagtcaattaattattttatatatgcaaTTAATTAACTATAAACTTTCACATGCATTGTTATTTTTGCTTTGTTAGTTTAGCtcatagttattttatatttttatttataatctaCTAAACATTAGAATAAATATCCTTGCGTACCGTTCACTTTATGAACGATTATTAGAGCTAATAATAGCTTGAGAATTAGGctgtctttttctttttaatttttttttttttttggatttttaatttgtttcctCCACACGAGGGAATCCTATTCGAAATGTGTCAGACATAAATATAGGTATCTCTAGTAGAGATTCAAATTCAGATTCACTACGTTATGAGAGTCTAACCCCTTCCACTTAACTCAACCATcgtttttgtctttattttatttttaagcgTATTATGTCACATTAATTAATATCATGTGAATACCATATGATGTATTAAAACTCCCAAAtgagtaaatttaaaaaatgattgtataaatatcatataaataGTACATCACATTAATAGATATCATGTGAATATCATATAAATAGTACTCgcattaaaactaaaataaacgttaaaaaataaagtgtaCATCACATTATTCCTATGGCGATTACCCAATCATAATACATAGTATTGTCTGAATGTTACTAACTCTACTTAGtctctctatattttttttgtatttattactaatttaaataattctctattattactattaattaatCATCATTATGTTTAATGATTTATTCATTActattagttttatattatttaattaaaaaatatatataatttgaaggCGAATCTTAGAGATGCGGCCAATTACATGGCCTAAACTTTTTTGCTTCATGTGACCGCATCTTAAGAATGTGACTTAGTGAaagttcaaaaaataatatttcatttgtctTATAATAAGTATCGTTTAATGGTTTTTTTACACATATTAAGAAATGTAATGATTAATAGAAAGAGATaacttattttatcaaactatttaTCTTGACTGTTGgtgatttttttactattatgaatataaaatataataacattttataagTTGTACACATTTAAAAggtaatatagaaaaaaaaaattaaattatattaaaatttaaaaatgacatttattttgaaaaaatatatttactaaaaTGACATTTATTATGAGACGaatgaaatacattttattgaagaaaatatttcttaatacatataaattgtcaatataaataattatgatatgtATGATAATTAAATTGGTTTTGTTTTGTGGTAATAATTGCATTTAATTCTCTTAAAAAAAGTGCATTTAATTGACCGTAAAAAGATAATTATATTGATAGGGTGTGAATCCTTAACACGAAGGAGGACCTGTGACCGTGGAAAAGCGAATGTGAACGAGTATGtattattgaagaaaaaataatgatagTAAATGAGCAATACAGATACTCTCTCTAATCCTTGGCTGTTGTTGATTCTTGAAACTTGACCATTGTATACAACGCTTGAAGCATATCCCATAATTGAGTGCTCTTTCATGAGATGACGCGGAGCgactttattttgtttgaaaggaATTGAAAAGAGCTAATTATAATTAACGTACACTAACATCTCTTTCAAAACTCTCACATTAATTTGTTTTGgtcaaataaatgttttttttcacaatttaaaaaaaactcaattaattaatttataaaatcactaatatatatatatatgctcgTTTCCAATTTTATGGATAACAAACAATGATAGGAAGTTGGATAgacgaaaataaaaaagatactttaatatttttgatagtttatatttaagataaaacGTTGTTTTATGGTTTAATTAGAGACAAAAAAAACTAGTCCATTGATTCTTATTTTTTAGCAATTCAACGCACAGGAACTAATATGTcataataaacttttaaaaatatgaattcaaTTCTAAAATTAAGACAATGACAGGTAGCAAGCCAAACTTAAGTCTTCATTTTTTCTAACTATGTTAGATTTGGTTTTGCAAAATCTAACTGATCTAATCTACTTTCATTGCTAAAGAGGATTACCTaattacaaaaagaatattAGTTCAAAGAGAAttacaatatatttaatttagggacttatttaaaaatctttaaatagTTTAAGAATCTCCATAGTAATTAAACctaaattaaatttcttataaaatgtataatattaatatatttttgttaaattttaatttaaaataattttatttatattattaaataagagaagaaaaaatatattgttagtgtagattaattttacattgataCTGAATGGTAgtcatttcaattttaaacaCATAATTAATAGCTTGTGTTTACTAAATGTTCACAATAACAATGTACTGTCATTAAGTCcattaaataaaatgtataattaattgtgattaaaaaataataaaatagtacaatatttgcatctaaattttataatttattttttattcaattttttataattccaTTTGTCTTAAAGTTTTGTAATCGTCTATAATCTCGACCTTGAtcattttctattatttaattgttatattaacttcTGATATAAAACAAAACTTTCACCAAATTAATCCTTTTATATCACAGTTTTATTcagataatttaatattttttaaagactaatttaggataaataaataaaatgaagtttCTATTAATTAAACATATGGTTTTCctaaaaaagataaaacatatattttaaaggtCAATTACTATGTagattcttaaaatattttaaaaaatctaaccAGATCTCTAGgataaaatatgttataattaagttattcgttaatatatatttgacttaattatatttttagtctttctatttttattgatttacgaaattagtcatcttatttttaaagtcgacaattttagttattttctttgattttttaactaaaaaataacagcgtgagatattttaaataacatggcATGTGATTAGATGATATAGAATGATTAATATCTATCAAATTAGAATAAAACATCGTAAAACTTAGAtttcaacttcaaattttttcttcatatttataatttaattaatgacatatgaataattaatgtatctagatagttttatattatagaattatatacgccaaataatttaaaatatgtcaaatcgttgttgtagtaccccaattttgtctaTTTTGGTTAACAATAaatcaaaaaatgaaatatgtattttaaaaaaggaaataaaaataattacatttacaatttcaaatctaatcagagttttaaaaccaaatcaaattacaaaccaAGAATGAAgctaaattaaattacaataaaaattaaatcagatcAAGCCAGCTGTTTCCATTTTTGCATGTGTTCTGTTCCCTATTGTTGCTTTTGTTCACTGTCAAACCCTGTTATGTTGATGATGACTGTCATTGTACATATGTAGAACAAAATGacaaatttttgagtttaaaaaaaaaactaaaggaCAAATGAAAGTTCAGCAAATCATCAGACAAAAgcaaaataatctaaaattatgaAGGGTGTAGGAAAATGCATATGATGAGCAAAGAAAATGAAACATCAAACGGGAAATTGATAGAGAAGGACCAAGGCAagcaagaaagcaactaaacagataaaaaactctataaatacaccctatcaaatttcaaaaaagggGCAGAGGACGGGGATCTGAAAAAAATCGtctgataaaaaaaacacatcaaaagaagagagttttatttttttgaaaaaaagagaagaaacgtttcttttttttaaagagatatttgaaaacaaaaataattgaacATAGAAGGAGCAACAACCCAACTCAATccttaaaatcatatatattttgaagtaaaaataatagaaaaggAGAGAAACCGAAATCACGGTCATTTCTGCCGGTAACTGCCGCTAACCACTGTCAACCGTGCACCGCGCCGTCGCCGCCACTTCTCCTTTTTGGTATGTGTCCCTATCATGTTTGTTGTTATGTTCACTATACTTGTTTCTCCTTTGAATGGATTTACGTCTATTTTGAGATGATGTTGGTTTGTATTGAAATAATGCTTGAGCTAAATTATTTATGCTCGTTTGTATTGAAAAATGATGAGGCTAAGTTGTTTTGAAATGATGGCTACTTTGAAACTTAGCTGGTTTGGAAGTATAGCATGTGGGATTCGTAGTTTTTGAAAGCACGCGGCCATGCTGTCCTGAAAATGTCTGCTAGCATTGTGTATTATTTGCTgaaatgattttgatttgtgaaattatttatttaaaaaagtaaaaccaataaaatattattttaaaatacattatatatatatattatgataatttaacctttttaaaactcatttttttatttttcttaaataattatataaaaattattttcaagtgattaattagatgtgacatctttttaatctttgagcggttattacacaagttgtacaacttgaagATTTTAAAAGctcatttttataacaaaaataataaaactattcttAAACGGgttaactagatgtgacatttttttagTCCCTGAGATCTTTTAAGACTCAAGTTGAACGATTTGATAATcttaaaacttatttattttttttaaaaaaattaattattcaaatcatatcAACTCGTTTTTTTAAGAACCAACACATCTGGATTTTCTAattaagaactacgtagctttgattttttcatcacaccgggagatacgtaggagcaagatcgcattcttgtcaa from Cicer arietinum cultivar CDC Frontier isolate Library 1 chromosome 5, Cicar.CDCFrontier_v2.0, whole genome shotgun sequence carries:
- the LOC101502767 gene encoding uncharacterized protein; the encoded protein is MFNWGSVVVTVMLFVLLTPGLLFQVPGRSRCIEFGNFQTSAAAIVLHSLLYFALVCLFLIAIKLHFYLG